The DNA region TTACCTTGCCCGCTAGCTCGGCCTCCCAACCAAAAAATGATGGGACGCCGGCCTTGATCTCGGATTTCTTGGCGCCCGATGTCGAGGCGCTGTTCTCTGCTGTGGTGTTCTCGACTATCAGGATGGTTATGATGTCGTTCACGCCTCTTGCCCTGGGATCGCTGTAAAACACCCCGAACGGCAGCTGGTCGTTCCAGAGCGAATCAGGTGCGAAGTCATCCTCCCCTGCTGGCTGCGCAGCCGGCAAGACAGGCGCCATCTGCTGTGACATGGAGTCTGCCAAGGCGGTCTGCCGTTTGCTCAACGAACACCCTGAGTAGATAAACAATAGAGCTGAAATAGCCAGCAACATGCCGACTATCTTGAGTGTGAAACCTCTCAATTCCGCCCTCCCTTTCTCTTCATCCCAATTCATCATTGACCCGTCCATTAGTCGCTCCCAACGAGCACAACCACTGTCCCGTCCTCCTGCACAACGCCATAGACCGTCCTTCTTGATGCGATGTTCCTGACCGGAATTAGGTCCCCCGCTCTGCCGTCCTTGAGCGCCTTGCCCAGAGTCGTGATGCGAAGCGATCTGACTCTTACCTCAAGCCTAACGACCGATCTTCTCTTGACCGTCGGGGGCACATACAGCATGTCCGTGGTGAGCATCTTGCCCTTTGGAACACCTCGCTTGAGCATCTTGCCGACTGCAAGTTTCACGTCCAGAACCGGACGTTTTGAGAAGTTGCCCCTGATCTCGCGCTCCCTGAGTAAGACATCGCCAGGGCCAACTACAGAGCCCGCCTTTAAGAGCTGAGCAGCGCAGACGGCCGTCGCACGCGCTGAGACATTTGCTGTTACCCAATATCTTTTCTCGACGCCCCCGTCCCCCAGGGCAGTAACAAGAAACGACAGCCGGCCCAGCTCTCTCGCAGAATTCTCCCGCGAAACGTGTATGCGGCAGACTTTGCCGGGAATCGAGACCTTGGGGACGCGGATGAACTCGATGTTCAGGTTCTCGCGCTTGAGGGCGGTGTTGTTGACTATCTTCTGACGCACGACCGACTCGATCTTGCCCTGTGGGACAACCTCGGCGCAGAGCGTGCTCGCAAGCAAGACTAGCGCAACGCTTGCGCTCAACATAAGGCTGGTCATCTTAAACTCATCCATCGTTACTACCCTATCGCTTCAGGTTGTTGGCCTGGCTCATCATCTCGTCTGTGGTCTGTATCGACTTGGCGTTCAGCTCGTAGGCCCGCTGGGTCATGATCATCTGAACCATCTCATCGACCACAGAAACGTTCGACATCTCCAAAAAGCCCTGGGCTATGCTCCCCCGACCCTCCTCGCCCGGCGTTCCGGTTGTCGGCGCCCCTGACGAATCAGTCTCCCGAAACAAGTTTCTGCCAATTCCACTCAAGCCGCCTGGGTTAGAGAACAGGGCAAGCTCTATCGACCCAACCTCCGTCGGGGAAGTCTGTCCCGGCTGCATCACCGAGACCGTCCCGTCCGATTCGATCGAAACCGATAGCGCATCGGGCGAGATGACAATGTCGGGAGAGAGCTTGTAGCCATCAGGCGTTACGACCGAGCCAGAGCTGTCCATCTGGAACGAGCCGGCTCGCGTGTAGGCCGTGTCGCCATTCGGCATGATCACCTGAAAAAACCCTTTGCCCTCGATCGCTAAGTCCAGCGGCGAGCTGGTGTTCTTCAGGCTTCCTTCGCTGAACTCCCGCTGAGTCGAGACTGCCCGAACGCCGTGCCCCAATTGTATCCCGCTCGGGACCTGTGAGCCCGCCACCGGAGCACCGGGTGAGCGGAGCGTCTCATACATCAGGTCCTGGAACTCAGCTCTCGACTTCTTGAAACCGCCTGTATTGACGTTGGCGAGATTGTTGGAAATCGTATCGATCGTTAACTGCTGCGCCTGCATCCCTGTCGCAGACGTCCAAAGCGATCTTATCATGTTAGCCTCCAGCCAATTACATAAGAAGTTCGCGTTATGATCATTTAGCTATAGTTATTTCAAACTGGGCAGGCTATCGATTGTCCTGCCTATTGTATCGTCCAGAATCGAGCGGATGGTCTTCTGGTGCGCCTCGTAACGCCTCATCTCATCAATCATCGAGACCATCTCCTCGATGACGTTCGCGTTCGACGATTCCAGGAATCTCTGTTGGACCTTCGCACCGGTCGCCTTCTTCGGCTCGGCCTTCTCCGTTCCGTCCACCCAGAGACTGCTTCCCACCTTTTTGAGGACAGACGTGTCGTCGAACGTCATCACTTTCAGCACGCCAATTGAGTTACCATCCGTGAAAACCTCTCCATTTGAATCGATGGTTACTTGTGCCCCAGCCGGGATGCTGAGCTCGCCCTCCTCCGCGAGAACAGACAACCCGTTCTGGTCCATGAGCTTGCCGTCAGGGTCAACCTTGAAATTGCCAGCCCTTGCGTAGCCCTCCTTGTCCCCAAACTGCACCACGAAGAACCCATCGCCATCGAGCGCCAGGTCCAACGAATTGCCGGTGCTCCTCAGCGGCCCCTGCGAGAAATCCGTGGCGGTCCCGCCCACAACGACGCCCGATGGGTCATTGGAGGAGCTCGAGCTGCTCTCTGCAAGGAGCCGGAAAAATGGCGTGTCCTTCTTAAACCCAACCGTGTTTATGTTAGCGAGGTTGTTTGCACGTATTTCGTGCGCCCGTGCCTCGCTCAGAAGTCCTGACGCCGCATCATATAGGCCCTTAATCATCTCTCGAATGCTCCTTAGTATTGTGCTAGCTTGCGGTAACCATCTCAAGCAGATACCGTGCCAGCGTGAGAATAATTGTGCCACATAACGCAGCCAAGCTGCATCCGGAAGGCTCCCGATGATAACTCAACCACACCGCCCAAGATAACCTCACGAGACAATTCCCGAGCAAAACGACATGAGGTTCCGGCAACTTTTTCCCTCTCCTCGCTGCTAATTCGCATCTGAGAGCTTCTTGTTGATAACCATTCTGATGCTGGGATATAGTCATTAGTGGGCTGCGGGTTGCGCACTAGCCATCGGATCGGAAATAATTTCCTCTTCGTGCATGGCAACGCAGAAAGGAGCGCGCAAGTTCACAATTATCGTAGTGGAGGAGTAGATGGCAGAAATACTTCCATTCAGAGGGTATCGCTACAGCCCTGACAAGGTGAGGGCTCTCGACGACGTAATAGCCGACCCCTACGACAAGATAGACGATGAGCTCCGGGAGTTCTATTACGAGAAAAGCCCGCACAATATCGTTAGGATCATCAAGGGCAAGACATACCCAAAGGACACAAAAGACAATAATCAATACGTCCGAGCCGCGGGCTTCCTCGACGCCTGGATACGCGAGGGGATACTTCAGCGGGACCAAAGCCCCTGCATATATATCTACGACCAGGAGTATGTTGTCCCGGGGGCCGGGACCACGAGGACAAGAAAGGGGTTCGTTGCCCTTTTCCGGCTGATGTCCTACGAGGAGGGCGGCGTCAAACCTCACGAGCAGACGCTGGCAGGTCCCAAGGCCGACAGATTGAACCTGATGCGCGCCACGAGAGCCCAGTTTGGCCAGATTTTCATGCTCTACCCGGACCCGGACAACCTAGTGAACAATCTTCTGGACGAGGGGCGCTCCGCACGCCAGCCCCTAGTGGCCAAGGACCGCTTCTCAGACCTGCACAAGGTCTGGCCCGTCAGCGACCCAAGCATGATCGGCGAGCTGCAGAAGCTGATGCTTGATAAGCAGGTTTTCATAGCGGACGGGCATCACCGTTACGAGACTGCGCTCGCTTTCAGGGATGAGATGCGAGGCAAGGTCAGCCAGACGGACGATTTCGAGACGATCGAAAGCCGCATGATCACTTTCGTGAGCTTCGATGATCCGGGCCTTCTAGTCCTTCCCACGCATCGGCTTGTCAGCGATGTAAAGAGCTTTGATGCGATGGCTTTGATTGAGAACCTGAAGCAGTTTTTCGAGCTGGAGTCGCTGCCGTTTTCGGACGCTTCGTCACGAGAGACCGCACAGCGCAAGACAATGGAGATACTCCATCGCGCCTCGCCGAAGGGCCACGTGTTCGGCGTGCTATTAGCTGGGCAGAAGCAGTTTCTGGTGGCGAGGCTTAAAGATGAGAGCTGGCTGGATGAGATGCTGGCGGGGGCTGGGTCCGAGGAGTTTAGGCGGCTGGACGTCGTCATTCTCTCGACTCTGATTCTTGAGAGAATGCTGGGGATTACAAAAGAGGACCTGACCAGCGAGCGGAACGTCCAATACCTACGCGATGTGGGCGAGGGCGTTAAGTCGATCATCGGCGGCGAAGGTCAAGCCCTCTTCGTGCTGAATCCAACCAAGGCGAGGCAGGTCCGAAATGTCGCCTCGGCTGGTGTGCGGATGCCTCAGAAATCGACGGACTTTTATCCGAAGCTTGTAACGGGTCTTGTGCTTAACAAGCTTACACTTTAATCCGAATAAGTATCTATAAGGGTAACTTTAGGTGATGCCATGATGACGTTTTTCAAGGTGCTTGGGATATTGACCGCCGCGGTTCTCGGCGTTGTGGTTCTGTTGTTCGTAGTCTTGCCGGTCATTGCATTCTGTCTGGGTCTTTGCTGGACGGTGCTTTGGGGACTTGCGGGTCTTTTGGTTTTTGCTCTCAAGATCGCGATATTCATCGGGCTGGTTCTGTTCGTTGCCTTTCTTTTATTGCGGCTGATTGCCAAGGGGCTCGAGCTGATTCTCTATTAAGGGGGCTTATTGCATGGAGGCTCCGTTGCTTGTCGAGGGTAACGTTGACATAAGATACGGCGATGTCGAGGCTCCCGGCAGTGTCGTGGTCAGGGGAGACGTGCGCTCAGGACGCTCGGTCTCGGCAAAGGGCTCGATCACCATCCACGGGGTGGTCGAGGCTGCCACCATAGTCGCTGAGGGCGATGTGTCGGTTCAGCACGGGGTCGCCGGCCGCTCCAAGGGAAGCATCAGCGCACAGGGCAAGATAACGCTCGGCTATGTGAGCGAGGCTAAGCTCGACTCGAAGTCCGGGATCGTAATCGGCTCGTCCGCCATGAACAGCACACTGCTGACCGACGGGGATGTCGTCATTGAGGGCGATGGAGTGCTTGTCGGCGGAGTCGTGATGGCCGCTGGAAACCTGACAGCAGGTAGAGTGGGTCACAAGGGAGTCGATCTGTGGGAGAAAGGCGTGGCTAAGCACATTGTGGAGAAAACCACCATCATGCTCGGGTTTCCGCCTAACCTCCGCAAACGTCTCATGGAGTCCCGGCCGCAGCTTTCGCTGGCCGAGAAGTCAGGGCGCGCGGCGGCAAGAAACGTCCAGTATCTCCTGTCCCGCGGGGTCCCGGAGGTGGACGAAACCACTTCAGAACGGCTGATGTTTCTGGCGAAGGCGCCTGTATCTGTGGCTTTTCTGCTGGGCAAAGGAGCTAAGGCGGCCGCCGCCGTTAACGAGGAGCTCCGAATGATGCTGGCTGACATTGCGCAAGAGCTGCCGTTGCCACACAACGTGTCCGCAAGTGAGCATTCCGCACTTCAAGACCTTAGTCTGCACCTGTATCACCTTTTCGCTGCAAACGACTTCGTGATCGATGTTCATAAGGATATTGAGGCGCTGTTGGGCAGCCCCAAGCTCAACAAGAACGCGGCGTTTTACGCGCGAGATACCGTCTATAAGGGCGTGGAGCTGACAATAGGCTTTGCAGAGTTGGCGGTGGACCAGCTGATGGGCGGGACCGTCTTCAAGCTCGCGGGCGACGAGATCGTGGCGGAACCCTGGACTGAAGGAGCTGTTGCGGAGGTGTAAGGTGAGCGACGAGACGGAACAGACCAGCAAACAGAGAAGAGACTTCTTTCGGAGGCAGATGGCGCTGCCGGTTGGCGCAAAGCTCTTTGCCCTCCCCGGCCACACCGAACTGCCGCCCGAGAGGGACTTAGCGGTGAAAACCGTCAATCTGAGCGCCGGCGGCGTCCTACTTCTGGCAACGGGACCTACGCCGGCGGCCGAGCTGCTTTGCGAGGGAGCTCTAATTGACCTCTCGGTTTCTAGCTTCGGCTCACCCCTGCCAATCAGGCTTTTAGGTCGCGTCGTGAGAGTAGAAGACCCCGGCCCGGACGAGCTACGCTTCGCCGTCGAGTTCATTCTCATCACTCCTAGCGAGGCCGACGCGATCGTCCGGAAAGTCTCGCTTTAGCCGGCTGATAAACAGCGGCTTCAATTCTAGCGCCTTGCACGAATCTGCTTTCCGACAAACCAAAAGTATGTATGATTGAGCTACCTAAGCTCTTGCACATGATGAACGTTTGGTGACGTGATGGATCGGATGCCGAGGGAGAAGGGGCGCCGCAACGCGGAAAGAGAGGAAGAGGAATAAGGAAGAGAAGGATGAATAGGATCGTTCTGCTGGTGACGGTGGTGGTCCTGGCGACGACGACGGCGGGAACGTTCGCGGCGGATAGGTGGATTAACTACACCGCTGGCAAGTATGTACGGGCAATCGCTTGCGAGAACGAACGATATGTATTGTGTGCAACTTCAGGTGGCGTCGCTCGTTTTGACATCACTACCGGTCAGAAGACCGTTTATACGAGAGCAGACGGCTTGGCCTGCAACGACGCGCGTGCCATTGCCATAGGTTCCAAGGGGGATAAGTGGTTTGGGACATACAATGGCGGCGTCAGCGTCCTCCACGCCGACGGCAGCTGGACGACCTACAACAATGCCAACAGCGGCCTGGCCGACAACTATATGCGGGCCATTGCTATAGATATGGCGGACAGCAAATGGTTCGGGACCTTGTACGGGGGCGTCAGCGTCTTCCATTCTGATGGTAGTTGGACAACCTACGACACCCACAACAGCGCTCTGGTAGATGACTGTGTCTGTGCCATTGCCACAGAGACCAATGGCAACAAGTGGTTTGGGACGGTTGAGGGTGCTTGCGTCCTCCATTCTGATGGCAGCTGGACAACCTACGACACCCACAACAGCGGCTTGGCCTCTAAGTTCGTGTCGGACATTGCCATTGATGCAGCAGGCAACAAGTGGTTCGGCACCTATTATGGCGGCGTCAGCGTCCTTCACGCTGATGGCAGCTGGACGACTTACAGCACTGGCAACAGCGGTCTGGCTGACTACCGTGTGTTGGCTATTGCCATAGATGCCGATGGCAACAACTGGTTCGGGACCTATTATGGCGGCGTCAGCGTCCTCCACGCTAACGGCAGCTGGACAACCTACGACACCGACAACAGCGCCCTGGCCGATAACGAGGTGCATGCCATTGCCATAGATGGCGATGGCAATAAGTGGTTCGCAGCCGGCTGGGCCAGCGGTCCCAGCGTCCTCCGTTCTGATGGGAGCTGGACGATTTGCAGCCCTGACAACAGTGGCCTGGCCGATAACTGGGTGCTTGCCATTACCATAGATGCCGATGGCAACAAATGGTTTGGGACATACTGGGGCGGCGTCAGCGTCCTTCACGCTGATGGCAGCTGGACAACTTACAGCGTTCGCAAGAGCGGTCAGGTTTACGATAGTGTGTTTACCATCGCCATAGATACCAACGGCAACAAGTGGTTCGGGAATTGGTACGGCGTCAGCGTCCTTCACGCTGATGGCAGCTGGACAACTTACAGCCGGGACAATAGCGGTCTGGCCGATAACGAGGTGTCTTCCATTGCGATAGACACGGCTGGCAGCAAATGGTTCGGGACCTCGTACGGCGGCGTCAGCGTCCTCCACGCGGATGGCAGCTGGACGACTTACAGCCCTCACAGCAGCGGTCTAGCCGACAACGGAGTCGGGGCGATTGCCATAGACCCCGACGGCAACAAGTGGTTCGGCACGGGCGAAGGCGTCAGCGTCCTACACGCTGATGGCACTTGGAAAACCTACAACACCGACAACAGCGGTCTGGCCGACAACTGGGTCCAAGCCGTTGCCATAGATGGCTATGGCAACAAGTGGTTCGGCACCTATTATGGCGGCGTCAGCGTCCTCCACGCGGATGCCAGCTGGACAACTTACAACACCGCTAACAGCGGGTTGGCTGCTGATCGTGTGAATGCAGTCGCGGCAGACGCGGCCGGCAACAAGTGGTTCGGCACCTCGCTTATTCTGATACCTGACGGTGCCGTCAGCGTTTTGCACCATGATGGCAGCTGGACAACTTACAATACCGATAACAGCGGTTTGGCCGGCAACGAGGTGGGGGCGATTGCCATAGATGCCACAGGAAACAAGTGGTTCGGGACATTATACGGTGCGTGCATCCTGACTCAGATGCCGGTAGTGTCCGTTTCAATCAACCAGTCCCTCTATCATGTCGGCGAGCGAATGGTTGTCGAGGCCAGTTTGCAGAATCCGGGGCCGGCGATAACGGTCGATATCTACCTGGGCGTTGGCCTGCCTGATGGTACTTCCCTGTCTTGGCCGGGCTTCACGCCGGGATTGGCGCCAGCTTATGATAACTTCATTATTCCTGATAGCTTCTCCTTCGGACCCTCGGTGATTCTTGAGATGAACCTGCCCGCGCTCTCGACCGGCGACTATTTCTGGTTTGCCGCAATGACTAAGCCTGAGTATGCCTCGCAGACTGTGGGTGAAGTCTCTATCGCCTCGTGGAGGTTTGAGTAAGGACTTGGAATCCGCTTTCAGTGCGATCAGAAGTACGTATGATTGAACCGACAGGTCTTGCTTAATCATTGCTGAGTGGATTCAATGGAACGAACGCTGAAAGAGAAAAGCTTGGCCCTCAAGGTGGGGATTTTTGCCGTCATCGGCATTGCCATCCTGTTCTATCTGAGCATCCGTGTCGGCGAGATATCACTCACAAAGCGGGAGGACAGGATCGACGTTTACGTCGTGTTTGATACGGTCGGTGGGCTTGAGGAGAAGGCCGAGGCCCGTCTGGCGGGCGTCGTAATTGGCCGTGTCACGCGAATATACCTGCGAAACGGCAAGGCCGCGGTCGAGGCGGCAGTCGATCGCTCGGCGCAGCTGCGAGTGGACGCGACGGCGAGAATAACTGTGCAATCGATGGTCGGCGCATCCTATCTAGAGTTCTTACCTGTCTCCGCTACTGCCGCTTTGGCTGAGGAGGGCACAGAGTTCAGGGGCGAAGTGTCGCCCGGCTTCGCTGAGCTCGCTGGCAGCACGACCTCGCTCATGACCAAACTCAGCCTCATAGCCGACGACATGAAGCTCGTCTCCGAATCGGTCAAGAACGTCATTGGCACCCAGCAGGGCGAGCAGCAGTTGAAGGGCATACTTCAGAAGCTCGACCAGGCTACCTCGAACATGAACCTGATGATCGTCCAGAACAGGCAGGATGTAGATAAGGCCGTCGTGGCCATTCGCGAGTTTGCGGAGACGCTCCGCGACATGACGCCTGCCGTCCTGCACAAGGTCGAGCAGCTCGCCGATAGGGCCAATTCTATGGTCTCGAGCAACCAGGCGGAAGTCAGGGAGATGATGAAGAAACTGAACGCCGCCTCGGGGCGCCTCAACGAAGTTCTGGCGGACGTTCAGGACATCACCAAGAGCGTCAAGGAGGGCAAGGGCACAATCGGCAAGCTCATAGCCGAAGACACCGTCCATCAGGAGCTTACCAACACGCTCTCCGAGTTCCGCCAGACAATGAGCTCGGCGAAGGACTTTCTGGACAAGACCAGTCAGATCAAGGCCTATCTTGGCTACCGCGGCGAGTACCTGACTGACGAGGCGGAGTTCAAGAACTACGTAACCGTGAAGCTTGAGCCGCGCGAGGGCAGGTATTTCCTCTTCGAGTTGGCCAACGACCCCTATGGCAAGGAGAAGACCGTGGAGGAGTACAAGGTCACCGAGACGGTTACGGAGGAGGGCGGGCTCGTCAAACTCGTGAGAACGCACAAATACTCCGAGACGACCAGGAAGGAAAAAAGGGCGCTCTTCAGCCTTCAATACGCGAGGCGCTTTGGGCCGGTGACGTTCAGGGGTGGTCTGATAGAATCGGAGGGTGGCTTTGGCACAGACCTGAACCTGATGAACGACCGCCTGGCGCTGTCGTTGGATGCGTTTGATTTTGACGAGGACGACTACGACCCGCACCTGAAGTTCACAGGCCGGTTCGATATATACAAGTCGTTTTACATCACCGCTGGCGTTGACCAGATTCTGAACGAGCAGCGCCGCTCGTTCTACGCGGGGCTTGGCCTGATGTTCCGTGAGGACGACATCAAGTATATCTTCAGCCAGATGCCCACTAGCGGGTTCTAAGGCTGGCAGGAGGGTCAAAACCGGCTGGATGCGCCAGCACGGCTGCCGTATTCTGATCTTCAGGTCAGCGGGCCCGGCTGCCGGAACTGTAGGTCATAGAGTCGCTTGTAGGCGCCGGCTTTTTTCATCAGCGCTGCGTGTGTGCCCTCCTCAACGATGCGACCCTTCTCCAGGACGAGTATCTTGTCGGCGGCCCGGATAGTGGAGAGTCGGTGGGCAATAATCAGCACCGTCCTGTTCTTGACGAGGTTCATGATCGCATCCTGAACCAGCATCTCGGCCTTTGAATCAAGCGATGATGTCGCCTCATCCAGGAGTAGGATCGGCGGGCTTTTCAGTATGGCACGTGCGATCGACAGCCGCTGCCTCTCGCCCCCGGAGAGCCGCGAGCCTGCCTCCTGGATGTTCGTGTCATAACCATTGGGCAGCGATGTGATGAACTCGTGAGCGTGGGCAGCCTTGGCCGCCGCGATGACCTTCTCCTCCGGGAAGTCCATACGGCCGTAGGCGATGTTGTTGCGAACAGTGTCGTTAAAAAGAATTACCTCCTGCGTCACGATGCCGATCTGCGACCTGAGCGATTTGATCGTGGCCTTCCTGATGTCTAAGCCATCTACCTCGATTGCGCCCTGTGTGGGGTCGTAGAACCGGGGCAAGAGGTTGGCGATGGTTGTCTTGCCGGCCCCGCTCTCACCGACCAGCGCCACGATGCGGCCCACTGGTATCTCGAAGCTGACGTTCCGCAAGACGAGCTCGTGGTCGTAGGCAAATGAGACGTTAACAAAGGCGATGCCCTTTGATATGACGGGCAGCTGGATTGCATCCGGCGCCTCGACAACCTTGGGCTTGGTATCCATTATCTCGAAGACACGCTCAGCCGCCCCAAAAGCCCTCTGGATGTTCACGTTTATCCTGCTTAGTTTCTTAGCTGGCTCGTATATAGCGAACAGCGCGACAAGCATCGCTGTCAGCTCCCCAGCAGTTATAGTGCCGCCGGCGACCTGGTAGCCACCGATTACGAGGACGATCGCAGCACCTATCACGCCGATAAACTGCACCAAAGGGCTAGAAAGCGCTGAGACACGGGCGGCGCGCATCAGGACGCCAAAGTACTTCATCGCTTGTTTGTAGAACCGGTTGACCTCGAACCTCTCCATGCCGAACGCCTTCACCACGCGGGCGCCCGAGATTGCCTCGTGCATCAGCTGCGTTACGTCGGCTATTTTGTTCTGTGCTTGCTTGCTCGTGCGCCTCATCTTTCTGCCCAAGTGCAGGATCGGGATTGCGAGAATGGGGAACAGAGCAAAGGCGAGCAGCGAGAACTTCCAGCTAGTATAGAAGGCAAAGATCAGAAGCCCCACAATCTTGAAGAAGCTCTGCACGAGGTCGGCGAGGTCTCTTGTAACAAGGTCTCGCAGTTTCGAGATGTCATTGATGATCCGAGATATGAGTGCGCCGGTCGATTCCCTCTGGAAAAAACCGAGGGACAGGGCGTGAATGTGTTCGTAAAGCTCGCAGCGGATGTCTCGCACGACGTTGTGGCCGACAAACTTGATGAGGTATGTGGACATATAGCCCATGACGCAGATAATCAGGCCGAGTGTGACGAGCGAAAGCGCAATCAGTGGGATTAGGCTTGCCTGTTTGGCGACGAGCACGTCGTCAATGAATGGTTTGAGTCGCGAGATGAGCCCGACATTCGCCCCGGCGAGAATGCTCGAGGCCACGATGGCAACCACGAGCCTGAACGTATAGGGCTTTGCATAGGCCAGAATACGCCCATACATCCCTCCGAAGTTGCGGAGTGCGAGTTTGCCGCTGGTGGCCAAGTTGGTGTCGTTCTGACTGGACAATCTGTCCCTTACCTGAAGTTCATGGCGAAACTTACTGCACTGCCTTCCCAAGACCGCGTTATAGGATAAAACATACCATAACCGGAGGAGGTTGCCAGCAGGGCCAATTGACTCAACGGGTAGCCTTGCCATACGATCTGCTTCAGACGTGAGGCATTCAAAGGATACTCTCACGAGGCGCTTTACAGCATACTCACAGTAGGGATGCAGATGACAGAGAACGTTCGTGTCAGATTCGCTCCATCGCCGACAGGTTATCTCCACGTTGGCGGGGCGAGGACAGCGCTATTCAACTGGCTGTTCTCCAAAAAACGAGGCGGCAAGTTTGTGCTCAGGATCGAGGACACCGACCTCGCCCGTTCCGAAAAGAAGATGGTTGACGAGATTCTGGAGTCGCTGAGGTGGCTGGGGCTTGATTGGGACGAGGGCCCGTTCTATCAGTCGGAGCGATTCGGCCTTTACGACGGCGCTGTCGAGAAGCTTCTGGCCGACGGGAAGGCCTACTATTGCTTCTGCGACGTTGAGAAGCTTAGGTCCATGAGAGAGGAAGCGCGCAAGAGGGGCAGGGCTTTTCGATACGACCGCAGATGTCTGAACCTCCCGGAGCACGAGAAACAAGGGCTGCTTGCCCAGGGCGTTCCGAAGGCGGTTCGCTTCTTTGTCCCTGAGGGCACAACTACGATAACAGATGCTGTGCACGGAGCTGCCACGTTCGAGCACAAGGAGATCGGCGACTTAGTCATCAAGAAGGCGGACGGCTCGCCGACCTATCAGCTCGCGGTCGTCGTTGACGACCATGACATGAGGATAACCCACGTTATCCGCGGCGATGACCATTTTAGCAACGTTCCCAAACAGGTGATGCTGTTCGAGGCCCTGGGATACGAACCACCGCAATTTGCGCACGTCCCGCTGATACTCGCGTCCGACAGGACAAAACTTAGCAAGCGAAACGCCGCGGTGGCGGTCTCGGATTACCGGGACTCGGGCTTCATGCCCGATGCGGTCAGGAACTTCCTCGCGCTTCTTGGCTGGTCGCCCGGGGACAACAGAGAGGTCATGACGCTTGACGAGCTGATCGATGCGTTCAGCCTTGATGGCATCAGCAGGTCAAATGCGGTGTTCGACGTCAAGAAGTTGGAGTGGATGAACTGTGAATACATCAAGAGTCTGGGGCCGAGCGAGCTATCCAGTCGCGTCAAGCCGCTGCTGCTTCGCTCCGGTCTGATAGACGACGATTTCGCGGCCAAGAACGCCGACTGGATCGAGAGGATACTTGTCCTCTTACAGGAGCGCGTGCGGAAGCTCACGGACTACCCAGACGCTGCGCGATATTTCTTCACGCCCGACTTCGAGTATGACGAAAAAGGTGTGCGCAAGCATTTCAAGAGCCCTCAGATTATCGACGTGCTGACGC from bacterium includes:
- a CDS encoding flagellar basal body L-ring protein FlgH, with protein sequence MRGFTLKIVGMLLAISALLFIYSGCSLSKRQTALADSMSQQMAPVLPAAQPAGEDDFAPDSLWNDQLPFGVFYSDPRARGVNDIITILIVENTTAENSASTSGAKKSEIKAGVPSFFGWEAELAGKVTKGFDSSNLLSANLDKTFSGDGKTARSGKIVATISARVVRALPNGNLVILGQREISINSEKETIFVSGIIRREDIQADNTVVSTKIADARIFYGGKGQVSEDQRAGWAGRLISVLWPF
- the flgA gene encoding flagellar basal body P-ring formation chaperone FlgA; translation: MDEFKMTSLMLSASVALVLLASTLCAEVVPQGKIESVVRQKIVNNTALKRENLNIEFIRVPKVSIPGKVCRIHVSRENSARELGRLSFLVTALGDGGVEKRYWVTANVSARATAVCAAQLLKAGSVVGPGDVLLREREIRGNFSKRPVLDVKLAVGKMLKRGVPKGKMLTTDMLYVPPTVKRRSVVRLEVRVRSLRITTLGKALKDGRAGDLIPVRNIASRRTVYGVVQEDGTVVVLVGSD
- the flgG gene encoding flagellar basal-body rod protein FlgG, translating into MIRSLWTSATGMQAQQLTIDTISNNLANVNTGGFKKSRAEFQDLMYETLRSPGAPVAGSQVPSGIQLGHGVRAVSTQREFSEGSLKNTSSPLDLAIEGKGFFQVIMPNGDTAYTRAGSFQMDSSGSVVTPDGYKLSPDIVISPDALSVSIESDGTVSVMQPGQTSPTEVGSIELALFSNPGGLSGIGRNLFRETDSSGAPTTGTPGEEGRGSIAQGFLEMSNVSVVDEMVQMIMTQRAYELNAKSIQTTDEMMSQANNLKR
- the flgF gene encoding flagellar basal-body rod protein FlgF, yielding MIKGLYDAASGLLSEARAHEIRANNLANINTVGFKKDTPFFRLLAESSSSSSNDPSGVVVGGTATDFSQGPLRSTGNSLDLALDGDGFFVVQFGDKEGYARAGNFKVDPDGKLMDQNGLSVLAEEGELSIPAGAQVTIDSNGEVFTDGNSIGVLKVMTFDDTSVLKKVGSSLWVDGTEKAEPKKATGAKVQQRFLESSNANVIEEMVSMIDEMRRYEAHQKTIRSILDDTIGRTIDSLPSLK
- a CDS encoding DUF1015 domain-containing protein — protein: MAEILPFRGYRYSPDKVRALDDVIADPYDKIDDELREFYYEKSPHNIVRIIKGKTYPKDTKDNNQYVRAAGFLDAWIREGILQRDQSPCIYIYDQEYVVPGAGTTRTRKGFVALFRLMSYEEGGVKPHEQTLAGPKADRLNLMRATRAQFGQIFMLYPDPDNLVNNLLDEGRSARQPLVAKDRFSDLHKVWPVSDPSMIGELQKLMLDKQVFIADGHHRYETALAFRDEMRGKVSQTDDFETIESRMITFVSFDDPGLLVLPTHRLVSDVKSFDAMALIENLKQFFELESLPFSDASSRETAQRKTMEILHRASPKGHVFGVLLAGQKQFLVARLKDESWLDEMLAGAGSEEFRRLDVVILSTLILERMLGITKEDLTSERNVQYLRDVGEGVKSIIGGEGQALFVLNPTKARQVRNVASAGVRMPQKSTDFYPKLVTGLVLNKLTL
- a CDS encoding FapA family protein, producing MEAPLLVEGNVDIRYGDVEAPGSVVVRGDVRSGRSVSAKGSITIHGVVEAATIVAEGDVSVQHGVAGRSKGSISAQGKITLGYVSEAKLDSKSGIVIGSSAMNSTLLTDGDVVIEGDGVLVGGVVMAAGNLTAGRVGHKGVDLWEKGVAKHIVEKTTIMLGFPPNLRKRLMESRPQLSLAEKSGRAAARNVQYLLSRGVPEVDETTSERLMFLAKAPVSVAFLLGKGAKAAAAVNEELRMMLADIAQELPLPHNVSASEHSALQDLSLHLYHLFAANDFVIDVHKDIEALLGSPKLNKNAAFYARDTVYKGVELTIGFAELAVDQLMGGTVFKLAGDEIVAEPWTEGAVAEV
- a CDS encoding PilZ domain-containing protein, yielding MSDETEQTSKQRRDFFRRQMALPVGAKLFALPGHTELPPERDLAVKTVNLSAGGVLLLATGPTPAAELLCEGALIDLSVSSFGSPLPIRLLGRVVRVEDPGPDELRFAVEFILITPSEADAIVRKVSL